The following is a genomic window from Candidatus Methanoperedens sp..
GTTCAATTACATCCATCCCATAGCTGGAAAGTGTTTTAGTTATGGCAATTGGACCTTCCCCACTCCACCCGTATGACCCGAAGGCTGTTCCGACTTTGTTCTTAAGGGGAACTTTTGCCAGGCTTTCTACATATTTGATAACCGATGGCATTCCTGCGCCCTTGTAGGTTGCTAAGCCTATTGCTATTGCATCTGCATTTTCAACATCAGCCACGGTTGCTTCATCCACCTTCTTGATCAAAACATCAAGACCTGACTCC
Proteins encoded in this region:
- a CDS encoding FprA family A-type flavoprotein, yielding MLQNQCLKRWIEAIIMAKKLAIIYGTGFGNTGLMAKAIEEGARESGLDVLIKKVDEATVADVENADAIAIGLATYKGAGMPSVIKYVESLAKVPLKNKVGTAFGSYGWSGEGPIAITKTLSSYGMDVIEPPLRIKRIPEEEGLEECRKLGKQIADKIEKRTSEEM